A window of the Eleutherodactylus coqui strain aEleCoq1 chromosome 8, aEleCoq1.hap1, whole genome shotgun sequence genome harbors these coding sequences:
- the TUFM gene encoding elongation factor Tu, mitochondrial encodes MAGCVVLSACRSAVFGRLPAHALRIATWPSPAASFCPLLYRNYAVEAKKTYTREKPHINIGTIGHVDHGKTTLTAAITKILAETGGAKFKKYEEIDNAPEEKARGITINASHVEYTTANRHYAHTDCPGHADYVKNMITGTSQLDASILVVAATDGQMPQTREHLLLSKQIGVKYIIVYINKADAVDDKEMLDLVELEIRELLTEFGYDGENAPVVVGSALCALEDRNPELGLNSVLKLLDVADTYIPVPERDLEKPFLLPVESVYSIPGRGTVVTGTLERGTIKKGDECEFVGRCRHLKSVVTGIEMFHKSLERAEAGDNLGALVRGLKREDIRRGMVMCKPGTIKPHQKIQAQVYILSKEEGGRHKPFVSNFLPVMFSLTWDMSCRVTLPPNKEMVMPGEDSSLILTLRQPMILEKGQLFTLRDGNKTIGTGIVTEILDMSKQDEEKWLS; translated from the exons ATGGCGGGGTGTGTGGTGTTGTCCGCATGCAGGTCTGCCG TCTTCGGCCGGCTCCCGGCGCACGCTCTTCGCATCGCG ACATGGCCGAGCCCCGCCGCCAGCTTCTGCCCCCTGCTGTACAGAAACTACGCAGTGGAAGCCAAGAAGACCTACACAAGGGAGAAGCCCCACATCAACATCGGAACGATAGGACACGTAGACCACGGCAAGACCACGCTGACGGCCGCCATTACTAAAA TCCTTGCGGAGACGGGAGGAGCGAAGTTTAAGAAATATGAAGAAATTGACAACGCCCCGGAGGAGAAGGCCCGAGGGATCACCATTAACGCATCCCACGTAGAGTACACCACCGCCAATCGCCATTATGCGCACACAGACTGCCCGGGGCATGCGGACTACGTGAAG AACATGATCACAGGGACCTCCCAGCTGGACGCCTCTATCCTGGTTGTAGCTGCCACAGACGGGCAGATGCCGCAGACACGGGAACACTTGCTTCTGTCTAAACAG ATTGGGGTGAAGTACATCATCGTCTACATTAACAAGGCTGATGCCGTCGATGACAAGGAGATGCTGGACCTGGTGGAGCTGGAGATACGAGAGCTGCTGACGGAATTTGGGTACGATGGTGAGAACGCCCCCGTGGTGGTAGGATCGGCTCTGTGCGCCCTCGAG GACCGCAATCCAGAACTTGGTTTGAATTCTGTCTTGAAGCTTCTGGATGTTGCTGACACTTACATTCCCGTCCCTGAGCGGGACCTGGAGAAGCCCTTCCTGCTGCCGGTGGAATCCGTGTACTCTATTCCAG GCCGAGGCACAGTGGTCACCGGGACGTTGGAGCGAGGCACCATAAAGAAGGGAGATGAGTGCGAGTTTGTCGGACGCTGTAGGCACCTGAAGTCGGTTGTGACAG GCATTGAGATGTTCCACAAGAGCCTGGAGCGGGCAGAAGCCGGAGATAACCTTGGTGCTCTGGTCAGAGGGTTAAAGAGAGAAGACATCCGGCGAGGGATGGTGATGTGCAAACCGGGCACCATCAAACCTCACCAGAAGATCCAGGCTCAG GTCTACATCCTCAGTAAGGAAGAAGGAGGGCGCCACAAGCCCTTTGTCAGCAACTTTTTGCCTGTGATGTTCTCCCTGACCTGGGACATGTCCTGCCGTGTCACGCTGCCACCGAACAAG GAGATGGTAATGCCTGGAGAAGACTCCAGCCTAATATTGACACTGCGGCAGCCCATGATACTGGAGAAGGGGCAACTGTTTACTTTGCGAGATGGGAACAAGACCATCGGCACTGGGATTGTGACGGAAATCTTGGATATGTCAAAGCAGGATGAGGAAAAATGGCTGTCTTGA